The DNA sequence GCTATAGTGTATAACGCATTATAGCCATGTTACTCATTGGTCAATTTTTAACTTAAACTCATATAATTATGCACTTATTATTTCAAATTTTATTAGGCGGTATTGCCGGTTGGCTCGCCGGGAAAGTGATGAAGGGGGATGGTTACGGAATTATTATAGATATTCTGTTGGGTTTGGTTGGTGGATGGATCGGTGGTGCTATT is a window from the Mucilaginibacter inviolabilis genome containing:
- a CDS encoding GlsB/YeaQ/YmgE family stress response membrane protein, which gives rise to MHLLFQILLGGIAGWLAGKVMKGDGYGIIIDILLGLVGGWIGGAILGWLGIHWGGSIGYLITAFLGAVLLVWISRLIKGNS